In one Pseudomonas sp. Bout1 genomic region, the following are encoded:
- a CDS encoding sorbosone dehydrogenase family protein, which produces MKHSGALTVLSMAMLLSACGGEADSTQARGPDPKLPEPQRSLLPSMKIAEPVAWGEQKPTVPEGYSVTAIATDLRIPRQTLVLPNGDILVAEGRGGSAAKLKPKDVIASVIKAEGNTKVKGGNRLTLLRDADGDGTYELKTVFADNLNAPYGLAFADGKLYVANQDALVRFDYEDGQTKAGGPPTTVTDLPAAINHHWTKSLAISPDGRSLYVGIGSNSNITERGMEVEIDRAMVWQIDAATGAHKPYATGLRNPTALTIQPGSGQVWAVVNERDELGPDLVPDYLTSVREGKFYGWPYSYWGQNVDTRAQPQNPAKVAAAIKPDYSLGSHVAALGVDFSIPAMGEKFADGVFVGEHGSWNRDNPVGYKVIFVPFRDGRPAGEPLDFATGFRGEDGKTRGRPVGVTVDPRGALIIADDLANTVWRVTRNK; this is translated from the coding sequence ATGGCGATGTTATTGAGCGCCTGCGGTGGCGAAGCCGACAGCACCCAAGCTCGCGGCCCAGACCCCAAGCTGCCGGAACCCCAGCGCAGCCTTCTGCCCAGCATGAAGATCGCCGAACCGGTGGCCTGGGGCGAGCAGAAACCCACGGTGCCCGAGGGTTACAGCGTCACGGCCATCGCCACCGACCTGCGGATCCCGCGCCAGACCCTGGTGCTGCCAAACGGCGACATCCTCGTCGCGGAAGGCCGGGGCGGCAGCGCGGCGAAACTCAAGCCCAAGGACGTGATCGCCAGCGTGATCAAGGCCGAGGGCAACACCAAGGTCAAGGGCGGCAACCGCCTGACCCTGCTGCGCGATGCCGACGGCGACGGCACCTATGAGTTGAAAACCGTGTTCGCCGACAACCTCAACGCACCGTATGGGTTGGCATTTGCCGACGGCAAGCTGTACGTGGCCAACCAGGATGCACTGGTGCGCTTCGACTACGAGGATGGCCAGACCAAAGCCGGCGGCCCGCCCACTACCGTCACCGACCTGCCCGCCGCGATCAATCATCACTGGACCAAATCCCTGGCGATCAGCCCCGATGGCCGCTCGCTGTACGTGGGCATCGGCTCCAACAGCAACATCACCGAGCGCGGCATGGAGGTCGAGATTGACCGGGCGATGGTCTGGCAGATCGACGCTGCCACCGGCGCCCACAAGCCTTACGCCACCGGCTTGCGCAACCCGACCGCCCTGACCATTCAGCCAGGCTCCGGGCAAGTGTGGGCAGTGGTGAACGAGCGGGATGAGTTGGGGCCGGACCTGGTGCCGGATTACTTGACCTCGGTACGCGAAGGCAAGTTCTACGGCTGGCCCTACAGCTATTGGGGCCAGAACGTCGACACCCGCGCCCAACCACAGAACCCGGCCAAGGTCGCCGCCGCGATCAAACCGGATTACAGCCTGGGTTCCCACGTCGCGGCACTGGGCGTCGATTTCTCTATCCCGGCCATGGGCGAGAAGTTCGCCGACGGTGTATTCGTGGGCGAGCACGGCAGCTGGAACCGCGATAACCCGGTGGGCTACAAGGTAATCTTCGTGCCGTTCCGCGACGGGCGGCCAGCGGGTGAACCGCTGGATTTCGCCACGGGCTTTCGTGGTGAAGACGGCAAGACGCGTGGGCGGCCGGTGGGTGTGACTGTTGACCCACGGGGTGCGTTGATCATTGCCGATGACCTGGCCAACACCGTGTGGCGGGTGACGCGCAATAAATGA
- a CDS encoding DUF3144 domain-containing protein, giving the protein MPDTTDNGFYDRADAHIELSNEQFREFADLGKVSASMMFGTTRFNAWVSARSFKSGEEMAQAREAMLKYFCDQYRMMLEDNLDDHIKNFNQYMLVKGS; this is encoded by the coding sequence ATGCCAGACACCACCGACAACGGCTTCTACGATCGCGCCGACGCGCACATCGAGCTGTCGAACGAGCAGTTCCGGGAATTCGCCGACCTGGGCAAAGTCAGCGCCTCGATGATGTTCGGCACCACCCGCTTCAATGCCTGGGTCAGCGCCCGCAGCTTTAAATCCGGCGAAGAAATGGCCCAGGCGCGTGAGGCAATGCTCAAGTATTTCTGTGACCAGTACCGGATGATGCTTGAGGACAACCTCGACGATCACATCAAAAACTTCAACCAGTACATGCTCGTTAAAGGCAGTTGA